One part of the Raphanus sativus cultivar WK10039 chromosome 7, ASM80110v3, whole genome shotgun sequence genome encodes these proteins:
- the LOC108815958 gene encoding outer envelope pore protein 21B, chloroplastic yields METSLRYTCNSKSLKIHAKEKLHVNSKTHLQLHGELDTGTGAPSYFCAMIRHLFPEASTGLGVGFHYDKRQKLRCHVRGKKEFPVRDDKTVTFNVKGRCDFDQDFNQRNPIGAAEFAWNIMNFKEDQDVRIKVGYEMFDKVPYMQIRENNWTLNANMKGKWNLRFDL; encoded by the exons ATGGAGACGTCTCTGAGGTATACGTGCAATTCAAAGTCTTTGAAAATCCATGCGAAAGAGAAGCTCCATGTGAACTCGAAAACCCATTTGCAG CTTCATGGAGAGCTAGATACTGGAACTGGGGCTCCTAGCTACTTCTGTGCGATGATAAGACACTTATTCCCCGAG GCTTCAACAGGGCTGGGAGTTGGATTCCATTATGATAAGCGCCAAAAGCTTCGGTGCCATGTGCGCGGGAAAAAAGAGTTTCCCGTGAGAGATGATAAGACTGTCACCTTCAATGTCAAAGGCCGGTGTGATTTTGATCAAGACTTCAATCAg AGGAACCCTATAGGAGCTGCAGAATTTGCCTGGAACATAATGAATTTTAAGGAAGATCAGGATGTGAGGATCAAAGTTGGCTACGAAATGTTTGATAAG GTTCCTTATATGCAGATTAGAGAAAACAATTGGACTCTTAACGCCAACATGAAGGGGAAATGGAACTTGAGGTTTGACCTGTAA
- the LOC108815277 gene encoding probable serine/threonine-protein kinase PBL22, translating to MRCFSCLDTRTNDMRINTDTTSYLTQGSTVNGKVNSPKPGGGAKIFTFKELAAATKNFREVNMIGIGGFGSVYKGYLYSGQVVAIKQLNPDGHQGNQEFIVEVRMLSAFHHPNLVTLIGYCASGAQRLLVYEYMPMGSLEDHLYDLEPDQIPLSWNIRMKIAVGAARGMEYLHCKISPSVIYRDLKSANILLDRDFSPKLSDFGLAKDGPVGNLTHVSTRIMGTYGYCAPEYAMSGKLTINSDIYCFGVVLLELITGRKAIDLSKPQGEQYLVAWARPYLKDPKKFGQLVDPLLRGKYPQKCLSYAIAITEMCLKEEASRRPQIGDVVVAFEYIASQSRSYEEKRVARKSTDSDRSRGERKQSF from the exons ATGAGGTGTTTCTCTTGTCTCGACACAAGAACCAATGATATGAGAATCAACACTGATACCACTTCTTACCTAACCCAGGGTTCAACAg TTAATGGGAAAGTGAATAGCCCTAAACCAGGAGGTGGCGCAAAGATTTTCACGTTCAAGGAGTTAGCCGCCGCAACCAAGAATTTCCGGGAGGTGAACATGATCGGAATAGGAGGATTCGGTAGTGTCTACAAGGGATATTTATATTCAGGACAA GTTGTGGCAATCAAACAATTAAACCCAGATGGGCATCAAGGAAATCAAGAGTTCATAGTCGAGGTTCGGATGCTTAGTGCCTTCCACCATCCAAACCTAGTAACTTTAATCGGTTATTGTGCTTCTGGTGCTCAAAGACTTCTTGTATATGAATACATGCCTATGGGtagcttagaagatcatctttaTG ATCTTGAGCCTGATCAGATTCCACTAAGCTGGAACATTAGAATGAAAATAGCTGTTGGTGCAGCTCGTGGGATGGAGTATCTCCATTGTAAAATAAGCCCATCTGTTATATACCGTGATTTGAAGTCCGCAAACATTTTGTTAGACCGAGACTTTAGTCCCAAACTCTCAGACTTTGGACTTGCTAAAGACGGTCCTGTCGGTAACCTGACACATGTGTCTACACGGATCATGGGTACTTACGGATACTGTGCTCCAGAATACGCCATGAGCGGCAAGCTAACCATCAATTCAGATATATACTGCTTTGGTGTAGTGTTGCTTGAGCTTATTACTGGTAGGAAAGCTATTGATTTGAGTAAACCACAGGGAGAGCAATACCTTGTTGCATGG GCTCGGCCGTATCTAAAGGACCCAAAGAAATTTGGACAACTTGTGGACCCCTTGCTGCGTGGAAAGTACCCTCAGAAGTGTCTTAGTTATGCGATTGCTATTACAGAGATGTGTCTGAAAGAAGAAGCGAGTCGACGACCGCAAATAGGAGATGTGGTGGTGGCTTTTGAGTATATAGCTTCTCAGAGCAGATCTTATGAAGAGAAAAGAGTGGCTCGCAAGTCTACGGACTCTGACCGGTCAAGAGGAGAAAGAAAACAGAGTTTCTAA
- the LOC108817348 gene encoding U-box domain-containing protein 43, with product MAGSCDGSQSDQSSTFEPGIDNIYEAFICPLTKQVMQDPVTLENGQTFEREAIEKWFKECTQNGKPLLCPITSKQLSITDLSPSIALRDTIEEWRARNDCMKLDIARQSLYLGNAEANILSALKNVRDICRNMRLIKRRVRNPQLVRLVTDMLKSNSHEVRYKALQTLQVVVEEDEESKAIVAEGDTVRTIVKFLAKEPPKGREAAVSLLFELSKSELLCEKIGSIHGAILLLVGLTSSKSVNVSTVEKADLTLTNLERSEENVRQMASNGRLQPLLAKLLGGSPETKVSMASYLGELALNNDVKVVVANTVGSCLIDLMRSRDMRGAALGALNKISSFEGSAKVLIRTGLLPPLIKDLFYVGPNQLPIRLKEISATILANIVNIGYEFDKVCVGSHHQTLVSEDVVENLLLLISNTGPEIQGKLLEVLVGLTSCPNSVINVVSAIRNSGAIISLVQFVEVHDNDDLRLAAIKLLQNISPHMSEELANVLRGTVGQLRNLVAIVSESTTTITEDQAVAAGLLAELPERDWGLTQRLLGDGAFEKIISKIVLIRQGEIRGKRFERTFLEGLVKVLARITFALTKETQAVSFCRENNLASLFLDLLQSYSQDNIQMASAIALENLSLETKNLTMIPELPPPSYCVSIFSCLNKPPVVLGMCKIHQGICSLRDSFCLVEGQAVDKLVDLLDHENDKVVGPALAALSTLLEDGLEVENAVKLIVEADGLTPILNVLLENRTENLRIRAVWIVERILRVEDIARELGEEQNVTAALVDAFQNADFRTKQIAENALRHIDKIPNFSGIFIPPTMVK from the exons ATGGCTGGAAGTTGTGATGGAAGTCAATCAGACCAAAGCTCTACTTTCGAGCCAGGGATCGACAACATATACGAAGCGTTTATCTGTCCCTTGACAAAGCAAGTCATGCAAGATCCAGTCACTTTGGAGAACGGCCAGACTTTTGAGCGTGAAGCCATCGAGAAATGGTTCAAAGAATGTACCCAAAACGGTAAACCTCTGTTATGTCCCATAACTTCTAAGCAGCTGAGCATCACTGATCTAAGCCCGAGTATAGCTTTGCGTGACACTATCGAAGAGTGGAGAGCTAGGAATGATTGTATGAAGCTCGACATTGCACGTCAGTCGCTCTATCTAGGTAACGCCGAGGCGAATATTTTGTCGGCGTTGAAGAATGTCAGAGACATCTGCAGGAACATGCGTTTGATCAAACGCCGTGTCCGAAACCCTCAGCTTGTTCGGTTGGTTACGGACATGCTGAAAAGTAATAGTCATGAAGTGAGGTATAAGGCTTTGCAGACGCTGCAGGTTGTCGTCGAGGAAGATGAAGAGAGCAAGGCGATCGTGGCTGAGGGAGACACCGTGCGTACGATAGTTAAGTTTTTGGCGAAAGAGCCGCCAAAGGGAAGGGAGGCGGCCGTTTCTTTGTTGTTCGAGCTGTCTAAATCAGAACTCTTGTGTGAGAAGATTGGATCTATTCATGGAGCCATCCTCTTGTTGGTTGGTCTGACAAGCAGCAAGTCAGTGAATGTTTCAACTGTTGAGAAAGCTGATTTGACTTTGACGAACTTGGAGAGATCAGAGGAAAATGTTAGACAGATGGCTAGCAATGGTAGACTCCAGCCTCTTCTAGCTAAACTTCTTGGAG GTTCACCTGAAACAAAAGTCTCCATGGCTTCTTATCTTGGGGAGCTTGCCTTAAACAACGATGTGAAAGTTGTGGTGGCTAACACTGTTGGATCTTGTCTTATCGATCTTATGAGAAGCCGTGACATGCGTGGAGCTGCTCTGGGAGCTCTCAACAAGATCTCGTCTTTCGAAGGGAGTGCTAAAGTCTTGATCCGCACAGGACTTCTCCCGCCGCTTATCAAAGACCTGTTCTACGTTGGACCGAACCAGCTTCCCATTCGACTTAAAGAAATCTCAGCTACTATCCTTGCCAACATAGTGAACATTGGCTATGAGTTTGACAAAGTCTGTGTTGGATCTCACCACCAAACGCTTGTTTCAGAGGACGTAGTGGAGAACCTACTCCTGTTAATCAGCAACACTGGTCCGGAGATCCAGGGGAAGCTGTTGGAGGTTCTTGTTGGACTAACCAGCTGCCCGAACTCGGTTATAAACGTTGTTTCCGCCATCAGAAACTCGGGTGCCATCATCAGCTTGGTTCAGTTCGTTGAGGTTCACGATAACGATGATTTGCGTTTGGCTGCTATCAAGCTACTTCAGAACATTTCACCGCACATGAGCGAAGAGCTAGCCAATGTGTTGCGTGGCACCGTTGGACAGCTTAGGAACCTTGTTGCCATCGTATCTGAAAGCACAACAACTATCACCGAGGATCAAGCTGTTGCCGCTGGGCTTTTAGCTGAACTCCCTGAGAGAGATTGGGGTCTGACGCAGAGATTGTTAGGAGACGGTGCTTTCGAGAAAATCATCTCCAAGATTGTTCTTATTCGCCAAGGCGAGATCAGGGGGAAACGGTTTGAGAGAACTTTTCTGGAAGGACTTGTTAAAGTTCTTGCTCGGATCACCTTTGCACTCACCAAGGAGACTCAGGCCGTTTCGTTCTGCCGTGAAAACAATCTCGCTTCGCTTTTCCTCGATCTTCTTCAGTCATATAGTCAAGACAACATCCAGATGGCTTCTGCAATAGCTTTGGAGAATCTTTCACTTGAAACCAAGAACCTAACGATGATACCGGAACTGCCTCCTCCGAGCTACTGTGTGTCCATCTTTTCGTGTCTGAACAAACCGCCTGTTGTTCTAGGGATGTGTAAGATCCATCAGGGGATATGTTCGTTGAGAGACAGCTTTTGTCTTGTTGAAGGACAAGCGGTGGATAAGCTGGTTGATCTATTGGACCATGAGAACGACAAGGTGGTTGGGCCAGCACTTGCGGCTCTTTCGACGCTGTTAGAAGACGGTTTGGAAGTAGAAAACGCGGTGAAGTTGATTGTTGAAGCAGATGGGTTAACTCCTATATTAAACGTTCTGTTGGAGAATCGAACAGAGAATTTAAGGATTCGAGCTGTGTGGATAGTGGAGAGGATCTTACGTGTTGAAGATATAGCTAGAGAGCTTGGAGAAGAACAGAACGTGACTGCAGCACTTGTTGACGCCTTTCAAAACGCTGATTTTAGAACAAAACAGATCGCTGAGAACGCGTTGAGGCACATCGATAAGATCCCAAACTTCTCTGGTATATTCATCCCACCAACAATGGTTAAGTGA
- the LOC130497416 gene encoding RING-H2 finger protein ATL8, with protein MARLLLRLLQEANPPSPAAVNADLILIIAALICALICVLGLVAVSRCSWLRRIAARNGSAASSDQNPQPPVAAANRGLKKKVLRSLPKLTYSPDSPPAEKLAECAICLTEFAAGDELRVLPQCGHGFHVSCIDTWLGSHSSCPSCRQILVVARCHKCGGVPGSSSSGSESDTRVKQHEDEPSSLLA; from the coding sequence ATGGCGCGTCTTCTCCTTCGTCTTCTTCAAGAAGCCAATCCTCCGTCGCCGGCCGCGGTAAACGCCGATCTCATACTCATCATAGCTGCTCTCATCTGTGCACTGATCTGCGTCCTCGGCTTAGTCGCCGTCTCTCGATGCTCCTGGCTCCGACGTATCGCCGCCAGGAACGGCTCCGCCGCGAGTTCTGATCAGAATCCTCAACCGCCGGTGGCTGCGGCCAACAGAGGACTGAAAAAGAAAGTCCTCCGATCGCTGCCGAAGCTCACTTACTCGCCGGATTCTCCTCCGGCGGAGAAACTGGCCGAGTGCGCCATCTGCCTGACGGAGTTCGCCGCCGGCGACGAGCTCAGAGTGTTGCCGCAGTGCGGTCACGGTTTCCACGTGTCTTGTATCGACACGTGGCTTGGGTCTCACTCTTCGTGTCCTTCTTGCCGCCAGATCTTGGTGGTTGCCAGGTGTCACAAATGTGGCGGTGTGCCCGGTAGCTCAAGCTCAGGATCCGAATCTGATACCCGGGTCAAGCAACATGAAGATGAACCTAGTAGCCTCTTGGcttga
- the LOC108817350 gene encoding dolichyl-diphosphooligosaccharide--protein glycosyltransferase subunit 1A, with translation MKNSSVVDLLLLLLLAITVLTTPAFSDLVLSKVERRIDVTSQIARVTKTLKVVNSGSESVSEFTLTFPKFLGNNLAYLTVSHSEGKGKAKRSLANLSVEEANPKGMPDSVSFYTVALPKPLSKGDTLTLEVVAAFTNVLQPFPEKISQRDIHLVMLQESAQYLSPYAVESQSLSVKLPHNARIESYTKLENTKVQGSEIKYGPYKNLAQYSYAPIVVHFESKAAFAVAEKLVREIEVSHWGNVQVTEHYNLVHRGAQLKGEFSRLEYQDRPNPQGVSAFRHLLARLPPRAHSIYYRDDIGNISTSQMKSDSKKTEVLIEPRFPLFGGWKTFFTIGYGLPLSDFLFASEGKRFLDISFGSPMLDLVTEKLIVQVVLPEGSKDISVTTPFAVKQSHEIKYSHLDIAGRPVVVLEKNNVVPDHNQNIQVYYKFSNINLLSEPLMLITGFFVLFITCIIYTRADFSISKSSAAYLAKLQWDEVLATVQEVQNIIQKCLAAHDKLEASLRDLSRTGDIQTCKAARKSTDSSLKDLSKELRPLLASLQSFPSASQISPKVEELVAKERELQEKLMAKHTTVVEGYEKKSSGRDIENRIASQQQKIIALRQEVEDLLEFIDEI, from the exons ATGAAGAACTCGAGTGTCGTCGAtctgctgcttcttcttctgctaGCGATCACCGTTCTCACAACCCCCGCGTTCTCCGATCTGGTTCTATCCAAAGTCGAACGTCGC ATCGATGTGACGTCACAGATTGCTCGTGTTACTAAGACCCTTAAG GTTGTAAACTCTGGCTCCGAATCAGTGTCCGAGTTTACTTTAACCTTCCCTAAGTTCCTCGGTAACAACTTGGCTTACCTAACGGTTTCACACAGCGAGGGAAAAGGGAAAGCCAAACGGTCTCTAGCCAATCTCTCCGTGGAAGAAGCTAACCCTAAAGGAATGCCTGATTCAGTCAGTTTCTACACGGTCGCATTACCTAAACCGCTCAGCAAAGGCGATACTCTGACGTTAGAGGTGGTTGCTGCTTTCACCAATGTGCTTCAGCCGTTTCCGGAGAAGATAAGCCAGAGAGATATCCATCTCGTTATGCTCCAAGAAAGCGCGCAGTATCTCTCTCCTTACGCGGTAGAGTCGCAGTCGTTGTCTGTTAAGCTACCACACAATGCGAGGATCGAATCTTACACCAAACTTGAGAACACAAAGGTTCAGGGCTCGGAGATCAAATACGGGCCTTATAAGAATCTCGCACAGTATTCGTACGCTCCCATTGTTGTTCACTTTGAAAGCAAGGCTGCGTTTGCTGTGGCTGAGAAGCTCGTGCGGGAGATAGAAGTGTCGCATTGGGGGAACGTGCAGGTCACGGAGCATTACAATCTCGTTCACCGAGGGGCTCAACTCAAGGGAGAGTTTTCAAG GTTAGAATATCAAGACAGACCTAATCCTCAAGGAGTATCTGCCTTTAGGCATTTACTTGCCAGATTACCACCAAGAGCCCATTCCATATATTACAGGGATGATATTGGCAATATCTCCACGTCTCAGATGAAAAGTGATTCGAAAAAG ACAGAGGTTCTTATTGAGCCTCGGTTTCCATTGTTCGGTGGGTGGAAAACGTTTTTCACGATAGGTTATGGTTTGCCACTCAGTGACTTTTTGTTTGCATCGGAAGGGAAACGTTTCCTCGACATCTCCTTTGGCTCCCCTATGCTTGACCTTGTCACTGAGAAACTTATTGTACAG GTTGTCTTACCTGAGGGTTCAAAAGATATATCAGTTACCACTCCATTCGCTGTCAAGCAGTCTCACGAG ATCAAATATTCCCACTTAGATATAGCTGGTAGACCAGTTGTTGTGCTCGAAAAGAACAACGTTGTCCCTGATCACAATCAGAATATCCAG GTCTACTATAAGTTCAGCAACATCAATCTGCTGAGTGAGCCATTGATGTTAATCACTGGATTCTTTGTTTTGTTCATCACTTGCATTATTTACACACGGGCTGACTTCTCCATCTCCAAGTCCTCTGCTGCATATTTGGCCAAACTTCAATGGGATGAG GTCCTGGCAACAGTCCAGGAAGTTCAAAACATCATCCAAAAATGCTTAGCTGCACATGATAAGCTGGAAGCATCGCTGCGTGATCTATCAAGAACCGGTGACATTCAAACCTGCAAAGCAGCTCGCAAATCCACCGACAGTTCGCTGAAAGATCTCTCAAAAGAACTGAGACCTCTTCTGGCTTCCTTACAATCTTTCCCATCAGCCTCTCAAATATCTCCAAAG GTTGAAGAGCTAGTTGCGAAAGAGAGAGAACTTCAAGAGAAGTTGATGGCCAAACACACCACTGTTGTTGAAGGGTACGAGAAGAAATCCTCAGGGCGTGATATCGAAAACCGAATCGCTTCTCAGCAGCAAAAGATCATAGCCTTGAGGCAAGAAGTAGAAGATCTTCTAGAGTTCATTGATGAAATCTAG
- the LOC108817248 gene encoding uncharacterized protein LOC108817248: MGEVADALTKKRKKKGRPSLIEVQKRALKQQQLLLQNKEEARSGFRNPNSAATGSSHRIYNPSGEEEEEEDDDERRDKKHRLLHGLNSHDHDRRRGDSSNLQSNGCELDASAAGKIGGNGSDVTGQKGSKATDIRQRVSLVESGPVTPLPDKKLLLFILDRVQKKDTYGVYSDPVDPEELPDYHEIIKNPMDFTTLREKLEAGAYATLEQFEQDVFLICTNAMEYNLADTIYHRQARAMLELAKKDFADLRQESDGEEPVSVSQQPKVVRRGRPPGSGLKKQQSEQFLIDRTISESSADAAAAHTPGGDSSRLSGAYNLRRTPPSVRTNHYSENQSSLLIDWEKEFPPSVVKAVNKYGMKNVDENRRDSYFLNVPTCLQEASVCTTLEDGLKQLTPVGLNTEYGYARSLARYAANLGPVAWRLAEKRIETVLPTGTEFGPGWVGEKPEAPPPQQQKCWNDLATEHHSSRIMSPTTSVIGNTRSSYESKETAPAARLLKSEINPESNGLIRGCREVNRNPNYMMETALLPNIKKELNRFQPDLNSKLVVSPNSPVSNHRAGSSQQHPDLALQL; the protein is encoded by the exons ATGGGTGAGGTAGCTGATGCATTGACGAAGAAGCGGAAGAAGAAAGGAAGGCCATCTCTGATCGAAGTCCAGAAGCGAGCTCTGAAGCAGCAGCAGCTATTGCTTCAGAACAAGGAAGAGGCTAGATCCGGATTCAGAAACCCTAATTCCGCCGCAACCGGATCCAGTCACCGGATTTATAATCCAagcggagaagaagaagaggaagaggacgaTGATGAGAGACGAGACAAGAAGCATCGGCTTTTGCACGGATTGAACTCACACGACCACGACCGTCGTCGTGGTGATTCTTCTAATCTCCAATCTAACGGCTGTGAATTGGACGCGTCAGCCGCCGGGAAAATTGGTGGCAACGGATCTGATGTTACG GGACAAAAGGGTTCGAAAGCGACAGACATTCGTCAAA GGGTGTCTCTTGTGGAGTCTGGGCCCGTTACACCATTGCCAGACAAAAAGTTGCTCTTGTTCATCCTTGATAGAGTTCAAAA GAAGGATACTTATGGAGTGTACTCTGACCCAGTTGATCCAGAGGAG CTTCCTGATTATCATGAGATTATCAAGAATCCTATGGATTTTACCACATTGCGGGAGAAATTAGAAGCCGGCGCTTACGCTACCTTAGAACAATTTGAG CAAGACGTGTTCTTAATATGTACAAACGCGATGGAATACAATTTAGCAGATACTATATACCATCGACAG GCACGAGCAATGCTTGAGCTGGCCAAAAAGGACTTTGCAGATTTAAGACAAGAAAGTGATGGAGAAGAACCAGTGTCAGTGTCACAACAGCCTAAAGTGGTCAGAAGAGGCCGTCCTCCAGGATCAGGCCTTAAGAAACAACAGTCTGAGCAATTTTTAATTGACCGGACTATATCTGAGAGTTCAGCTGATGCAGCAGCAGCACACACTCCTGGTGGAGATAGCTCAAGACTATCCGGTGCTTACAATCTAAGAAGAACACCTCCTTCTGTTAGAACCAACCATTACAGCGAGAACCAAAGCAGCTTGTTGATTGATTGGGAGAAGGAGTTCCCAC CTTCGGTTGTAAAGGCCGTCAACAAATACGGAATGAAGAATGTCGACGAGAACAGGCGAGATTCGTACTTCCTGAACGTCCCTACTTGCTTGCAAGAAGCTTCGGTTTGTACAACTCTTGAGGATGGTTTAAAACAGTTAACTCCA GTTGGGTTGAATACTGAATATGGGTACGCCAGGAGTCTAGCACGATATGCTGCAAATCTTGGTCCTGTTGCTTGGAGACTTGCTGAAAAGAGGATTGAGACAGTGTTGCCAACTGGAACCGAGTTTGGTCCAGGTTGGGTTGGAGAGAAGCCAGAAGCTCCTCCTCCTCAGCAGCAAAAGTGTTGGAATGACTTGGCAACTGAGCATCATTCAAGCAGGATCATGTCTCCGACCACCTCTGTCATAGGAAACACACGTTCTTCCTATGAAAGTAAAGAGACTGCACCAGCTGCTCGCTTGTTGAAGTCAGAAATCAATCCTGAGAGCAACGGTCTAATCCGTGGTTGCAGAGAAGTTAACCGTAATCCAAACTACATGATGGAAACAGCTTTGTTGCCTAACATAAAAAAGGAATTAAACCGGTTTCAACCTGATCTCAACTCTAAGCTCGTCGTCTCGCCAAACTCGCCAGTCTCTAACCATCGAGCAGGTTCATCCCAGCAGCATCCAGATTTGGCATTACAGCTCTAA
- the LOC108816406 gene encoding protein CUP-SHAPED COTYLEDON 3, translating to MMLAVEDVLNELAGEERNDRGLPPGFRFHPTDEELITFYLAAKVFHGGLCGIHIAEVDLNRCEPWELPEMAKMGEREWYFYSLRDRKYPTGLRTNRATTAGYWKATGKDKEVLSGGGGGALVGMKKTLVFYKGRAPRGLKTKWVMHEYRLETDLSHRHTCKEEWVICRVFNKTGDRKNVGIHNQISFLHNTSLSTTHQHHNHDLYHHLEILPPLLEPSKTQTNFPSLLYDDTHQNYHNNLLHGSSAHNVDGFKALISPAVSQLNGVIFSQENSYYNNEEDNNFGVKTEQYSNGGNNDLDVRDYLDNPFCPEAGYGLLGLSSSPGPLMLLDSPYVL from the exons ATGATGCTTGCGGTGGAAGACGTGTTGAATGAGCTCGCCGGAGAAGAGAGAAACGACAGAGGGTTGCCACCAGGCTTCCGGTTTCACCCAACTGACGAAGAGCTCATTACTTTCTATTTAGCTGCCAAAGTCTTCCATGGAGGTCTCTGTGGCATTCACATAGCCGAAGTTGATCTCAATCGCTGCGAACCTTGGGAACTTCCAG AAATGGCGAAGatgggagagagagagtggtACTTTTACAGTCTAAGGGATAGGAAATATCCGACGGGGCTAAGGACTAATAGAGCCACTACCGCTGGATATTGGAAGGCTACCGGAAAAGATAAGGAGGTCCTttccggcggcggcggaggagccCTTGTCGGGATGAAGAAGACGCTTGTGTTCTACAAGGGTAGGGCTCCACGAGGCCTCAAGACCAAGTGGGTCATGCATGAGTATCGCCTCGAAACTGACCTTTCTCACCGCCACACGTGTAAG GAGGAATGGGTGATTTGCAGAGTGTTTAACAAAACAGGAGACAGAAAGAATGTTGGAATCCATAACCAAATCAGCTTCCTCCATAACACTTCACTATCAACAACACATCAGCATCATAACCATGACCTTTATCATCATCTTGAAATCTTGCCTCCTCTTCTTGAACCATCTAAAACCCAAACCAACTTTCCGTCGCTCCTCTATGATGATACCCACCAAAATTACCATAATAACCTACTTCATGGATCATCAGCCCACAACGTCGACGGGTTCAAAGCCCTAATCAGCCCAGCCGTGTCTCAGCTTAACGGAGTCATTTTCTCTCAAGAAAACAGCTACTACAACAACGAGGAAGACAACAACTTCGGCGTGAAGACAGAGCAATATTCGAACGGTGGCAATAACGATCTTGATGTACGAGACTACTTAGACAACCCTTTTTGCCCGGAAGCGGGTTACGGTCTGTTGggtctttcatcttctcctggACCTCTTATGCTATTAGATTCTCCATATGTCCTTTAG